From uncultured Treponema sp.:
AACACACTTTCGCCGTTTATAGAAAAAGCAACACAAACCGCACCAAAATAAAGCGACATGGCAATATATTTTACTTTGGGCTTTATCATAACAACAATACACACAATAAAGAGAGCCGTAAAATTATTGAACAAAAAAGTTTTTTCAAACGCAATCAAAAAAACAAGAATCACTGAATAGACAAGATAAAAATAAGAAAAACATTTCCGCTTGAAAATAGCCGCAGTCGGAATATAAAGAAAATTCATCAAGGCAACAATCCAAGTTCCTGCGAAAAATCCTTCGTTAAAACCTTTCCATACATAAAGCGCGCAAAGAATCCCGGAGAGAACGCTTGTAAACAAAACAAAATGGTCGTTCAGAAAATCTGTAAGAATGTTGGACTTCACAAGCCCTCCCCTGCAAAGCAAAACTGGCGAATAAAAAACAAAAATCTTCTATATAATTGCTATATAAATAATAACACTTTCCCACAGAATTTCAATAGAACAAAGAGCAATATCGAAAACTTTATGAATTTTTTTTGCCAGTTATTTTTTGCTGAAATCTTTTATAAGCTGCTTAATTTCCGAACGCGCAGGCATTACTGAAAGCGAGCCTTTTTTTGTTGTTACAAGCGATGAAGCGGCATTTGCAAAGACAAGCATTTTTTGCAGACGCTCCCTAGAAAAAGTTTCGTATCCAGCGCAAAGAATTTCATGCAGGATGCAAGCGCAGAATGTGTCGCCCGCTCCAGTCGTGTCAATTGTTTTTACGTTTGAAAATGTTCCGGCTGTTTCATGCAAAGAAATTTTTCCGTCAGAGAAAAACGCTTCGCTTCCGTCCTTGCCCTTGGTAACTGTAATCAGCGGAATTTTAAATTTTGAGCGGATCCAGTTTATGCCATCGCAAATAGATTTTTCGCCGGAAACAAATTCAAGCTCTTCCGCCGCAATCTTTAAGATTTCACATTCTGAAAGTCCAAACAAAATTTTTTCTTTTGCCTGATTTTCATTTTCCCAAAGCGGAAGCCGCAGATTCGGATCAAACGAACGGAGCACTCCAGAATTTTTTGCAGTCTCAAGCGCAAACTTAGTGGCATCAAAGCAAATTTCATTTGTCATTGACAAAGTTCCAAAGTGAAATATTTTCGCGTCTGAAATCAACTCTGATTTTATTTCAGATTTTTCAAGCATGGAATCCGCGCCTTGATTTCTGTAAAACGAAAAACTTCTGTCGCCATCATTTGCAGTGTGAACAAAAGCGAGCGTTGTTTTGTATTTTTTTGAAAACACAAGATTTTCTGTTCCGATTCCAAGATTTTCAATTTTTGACTTGAGCATTTTTCCAAACATATCATCTCCGACTTTTCCAACAAACGAAGCTGAATGTCCAAGCTTTAAAAGCATCGCAAGAACATTGCATGGCGCGCCTCCAGAGTTCGCTTCCATAAGCCAGTTTCCCTGCGCGCTCATTCCGTTCTGAGTAAAATCCACAAGAAGCTCTCCCAGCGCAACAACATCGTAATTTTTCATTTTGCAAATCTCCGTAATTTAAATTTCAAAAACTTTATATTCAGCGCGAATATTTTTTGAAACAGACATTTCAAGCACCGCAGAATTTTCAGAGCTAACAAAAGCAGCAGGAACAAGAAAGAACGCATTTGTGAACGCCGTCTCTCCGCCATTAACAAAAACTTCCATGGAGCAAGTGTCAATTAAAATCCGCAGAGAAATCTTTTTTCCGTGAGCTGATTCCTCATAGCTGAACGAAGACGGCGGAAGTTTCATTTTGCGGAAATTTATTTTTCCTCCGCCGCCAACGGAATTTCTTCTGTCAAAGCAAAGCGTTTGTTCTGCAAAGTCGCAAGTGAATTCTACGGAAAATTTTTTGCCAGCAAAATTTCTGCTTAGCACAAAAGAAAATTTTTCATTTTGATTTTTGCAGTCCGCTGAATTTTCAAAATCAAAAAAAAGATCAAGCTCAATATCCCCATGCAAAAAATCATTTTTTACAAACACGGAAGATTCAGAGACAATGCCGCTTTCACATTTTTTTCTATATAACAAAAGCTCGCGCACAGGATTCTGAAAAAACTTTCCGTTTTTCAACTCAAGCTCACGAGGAAAAGTCATCATGCCAGACCAAAGATAATTTTTGGGCGTGATGTACGATTCCCAGTTTTGCATCCAGGCAATCATGATTCTTCGTCCGTCAGGAGCAAGGCAAGTCTGCGGCGCATAAAAATCAATTCCGCCGTCAATCTGCGCAAAGTCAAGAGAATTTTCATTCCGCTTTTCGCGCTCAAAAACAAATTCCGGCCACTTCAGAATTCCTGTCATGTAGACGCTGTTGTTTCCATCGTGAAGTCCGTTCTCAAAGTCAGCTTTCATTTCCTGCGGAGAAAAAATCACAACGTCCTTTCCACACAATTTAAAAATATCGGGACACTCCCACATTCCGCTTTTTCCGCGGCTCTTGTCAATCACAGAAACAAACTTCCAGTCAAGAAGATTTTCAGAGCGGAAGCAGACAAGCGCGCCTTTTCCGTCTGGCATTTTAAGAACACACGCCATGTAAAATTTTCCATCTTCGCGCCACAACTTTGGATCGCGGAAATCTCCTTTCTGAAATTCAAACGGAACGTCCGCCGCAGTAATCACAGGATTCTTTTTAAACTTTTTGTAGCAAAGACCGTCGCCTTCCGCCAAGCACTGGTTCTGCAAAGTTTCACCTTTTTCATTTTTTGAAACTCCAGTGTACGCAAGAATATGCCTGCCTTCAAATTCAATTGCCGTGCCGGAAAAGCAGCCTTCGCAGTCAAAAGCAGAATCAGGAACAAGAGCAGGGTCAAGAATTTCCCAGCGGACAAAATCCGAAGTGCAAAGATGCCCCCAGTGCATCGGTCCCCACTGCGTCGAATACGGATGATACTGAAAAAACAGATGGCATTTTCCGCCGAAAAACGAAAAGCCGTTCGGATCGTTGCACCATCCCGCCGGAGAAAACGCATGAAAAACCGGAAGCAGAAAATTCTTCGGCTGCGATTTTAAACTTTCCTGAATTTCATTTTGTTTTTTTGCGGCAGCTTCAAGCGTATAATTCTGCATGGGCGACTCCTGAAAAAAAAGTGTGTAAATTAAATTTAATGTCATTATTCCTGCAGCACAAGATTCCCGTGTCAAGCACGAGAATGACAGTTAAGTTAAATATTATTATAGCATCGTTTAGGAAAATTTTTCTATAAAATGTATGACGGCTAAAATTGAATCTTCCCAGTTCCAGCACAAATAATTATGACAGAACCGGGAAGATTTTAGTTTCTTACAGCACCGCTATTCTTTTATTTTTACAGTGTTGCTTACGGACTCTAAAAATTCCTTGCGGGTAACGCTTGCGGAAATATAGTTTGTTTTTATTACGATTCTGTAGCTTTTTGAAGAATCCAAAGTTTGCGGCACAAAGAAATTCAGTTCCGCAGGCTTGTTGCGGAATACTTTTGAATCGTCAACCCTTGTCCAGACGGAAGGTTCTTCAAGATTTTCGTCTGAGTCAACGGCCGCAAAGTAGATTCCGCTTTCTTCGCTTCCAAGCTTAAGGTTCGCTCCAGTTATTTTTGCCGGTTCGCCTAGCAAAAGAACATTCTCTTCTTCTGAGCTGATGTCTGCCACAGAATCAATTTCCGGGGACTTGTCGTTGTAGAC
This genomic window contains:
- a CDS encoding carbohydrate kinase — protein: MKNYDVVALGELLVDFTQNGMSAQGNWLMEANSGGAPCNVLAMLLKLGHSASFVGKVGDDMFGKMLKSKIENLGIGTENLVFSKKYKTTLAFVHTANDGDRSFSFYRNQGADSMLEKSEIKSELISDAKIFHFGTLSMTNEICFDATKFALETAKNSGVLRSFDPNLRLPLWENENQAKEKILFGLSECEILKIAAEELEFVSGEKSICDGINWIRSKFKIPLITVTKGKDGSEAFFSDGKISLHETAGTFSNVKTIDTTGAGDTFCACILHEILCAGYETFSRERLQKMLVFANAASSLVTTKKGSLSVMPARSEIKQLIKDFSKK
- a CDS encoding GH32 C-terminal domain-containing protein, whose product is MQNYTLEAAAKKQNEIQESLKSQPKNFLLPVFHAFSPAGWCNDPNGFSFFGGKCHLFFQYHPYSTQWGPMHWGHLCTSDFVRWEILDPALVPDSAFDCEGCFSGTAIEFEGRHILAYTGVSKNEKGETLQNQCLAEGDGLCYKKFKKNPVITAADVPFEFQKGDFRDPKLWREDGKFYMACVLKMPDGKGALVCFRSENLLDWKFVSVIDKSRGKSGMWECPDIFKLCGKDVVIFSPQEMKADFENGLHDGNNSVYMTGILKWPEFVFEREKRNENSLDFAQIDGGIDFYAPQTCLAPDGRRIMIAWMQNWESYITPKNYLWSGMMTFPRELELKNGKFFQNPVRELLLYRKKCESGIVSESSVFVKNDFLHGDIELDLFFDFENSADCKNQNEKFSFVLSRNFAGKKFSVEFTCDFAEQTLCFDRRNSVGGGGKINFRKMKLPPSSFSYEESAHGKKISLRILIDTCSMEVFVNGGETAFTNAFFLVPAAFVSSENSAVLEMSVSKNIRAEYKVFEI